The genomic region AGGCCAAAAATCAGTTCATCTTCTTTAATGTGGCTACTGTATCTTCTGCTAGATGTTTTCTGAGAAACCATTTCTCTTCCTGCAGGGCTGCTATGGCGTGTCCGTAACGGGACGTTTCTGTTTCAAAGTGTCAATGAGGGACAACATCCCCCGTTTTACATTAGTTGTGACTCTTCTGGTCATCGAgtctgcaggaggaggaggtggccggACTTTTTGTGAAGGAGGTCTGGCTACCAAGCACTTCTGGTATCGTAGCTGAAAGAAAGCAAAGATGTTCTGCAATCATTAGCAAGGAAACCTTGAGTTTTCCTCACTATGTTCTGCAAAATCATTTAGGATTTGCTTCCGAGTAGGCAAGACACAGACATATCATGACCTATCAAGCTTAAATGCGACCCATCAAGCTATGTATGGTCAATTTAAAATCAACAACTATGTATAGTGGTTCATCAACCTAATTCTGCTACCTGCATGGGATTGGTTCGTCACAAGTTTTGCAAATCTGCCCTTAGACATGGCACTTGTAGATCCTTAGAGCAGGTCTTTCCTCATTTTGGCAGTTTCTTACATTCTCTGCACAATTATTACACGTTAGCGGGGACAACACATCATTAAGATATTGGATACACAACCGTCCTTTCTAATACAAGGAGTAACAACTCAACATGTTGGCAGATTTGTCTTAAGTCTTCCACCTCTAAATCTAAAAGAATATAATTTGATGGTAGTGGCTGGGATTGAATGTTATTGTGTTCTGATTGCCAGAACTTGCTCAGGTTAGTGCTGGTATTTTCTCTATTAGCCCAAGGGAACGGATGACAATTTTGAAGAATGGTACCCACTAAACCCTCTGGAAGCAGATGCTGAATAATACCACTGAAGCAGGGAACGCTGGTTATTCTCATCAATCTTATAATTTGTTCTTCCCATTGTCTCCTTTCTATAAAGACACATTGTTCTCTTGCAAAAGGCTggtgcttgtttccttgactctGATGCTTTATGCTACTTATCTGGTTTTCAGTCTGTGCACGTAACAGTTCACAATATTGACTGCTAATAGCATTAaagcagaggagggggagagagctgACACTAATATTTAGAATCATGGTGTTAAATGTTAAGATCCGAGCGCAGAACTGGGGAGAGAATTGTAATTTATCAGGGCGCTCTGAAAAATGAATAGAATTATTGTTTTCCTGTCATTCTGCGTTCATGCTAAATACTACAAAATAATATTTGAGGGGGATTTCATGTACTGGTTTCTTTTAATTTTCTACTATTTCTACAAATTGTACTCCAGTTTTCTGTGGTCACTTACCATACAAGCCGCTTGGACGGCTTCTGATACGTTGCCTGCGTTGGGCTCACACCAGAAAACGTGGCACTCAAAATGCTGGTTCCCCGTATCCATTATGAAGGCAAACGTATGGATATCTTTGCCCACTCCCATAAAAGACAAGAACCGTACACGACATTCCACCACAATTTCCTCTTCATTCTAGTTAGGAAGGAAGAATTCGTGTTACTACAAATAAAAGTTTCAGAGGTAGCACTGAAGAAACAATTATTAGTCTGAGCACTTGAAGCTCTGATTCTTGGAAGGTCACCAGTTATGGACCAAGGAACAAACCTGGTGTAACCTTCCAAAATGCACCAAGAGGTGGACTAACTGTCACAGCATCCCGAGTTTGGAGGCTGATTTGCAAATAGGCATACAGGGTCATGCAGTTTCACACACAATGAAAACActctttcatatttattttttaaaggttgcCAAGCatcttaataaacaacaacaacaactctcttttataaaaaaaatccccttAAATCAGTATGCAGATATGCAAGAAATTAATTTGAGGGGCATTAACCAAAAACTAGAGGTTACTTATTGTCCTAAGCTACCTGGGGTTCATTCTATGCCCATCAACTTCTCAAAGTAGGGTAGAAAAATACCCAACCATCTTGCCCATACTATGAATTCCATTTTTTTATGGCTATTCCATTTCAAGGGGACTAGAGAAGATCTCTGCTGTCCATGTACATTTCTGTGCATATATCGCCTTGAGATGGTTGTTTAGAAGGTGATTATAAATAACGACAACAACAATCACCCTATTACAAAGCACTGCAAGGAACCATTGGACTCAATGAGTAAATTTTAACCCAGTAAGGTTAATTTTGTGAGGCTGGCTTTATTTTGACACAAATTAACCATCTCATAGTGCAAACCTGATACACTGATTCCTTGTTGGTAACATTCCTttgaaaaaccaaaacaaaacaaaggctaTTGGGGTATGTTGGACCCACTGTAtatatacagtagaacctctacttacaaccgCCTCCACTCGTGGATGTTCCAAGTTGCGAccatggcaaacctggaagtaaccagtgGGTTTGCTGCtgtttgcgcatgcgcaggagtGGTGATTGCTGTTTGCGCATGCACAGTAGTGGGCAATCGCCGCCCTTGCCTGTGCACAACGGTGCCTCTCCCAGCAACCCATTTTGCCATAaggacaggcctccagaacggattgtggtcgtgagtagaggttccactgtatatatttttaccATCAGTCCAGTATTTAGTCTagccattttttgtttgtttccgaTTTGCTCGCTCTTCGGTTATGAGGCCAGTGTTGTACATATAACACCTCATCTGTTTTCTTCTCCAGGGATTTCTGATAGTCCAATAAGGAATTTAGGTTAATATTGTGGGGTATAATGTACCTTGGAATGGAATATTAATAAAATCCATTTTTCTATGTTAAACGGCAGTCATTCTTGAAAACACAGGGACTGTATTTCTAGCTAGGGCTCTAAAGGGATTCACTGGACTCCAACATCAGATTAATATTATCTAAAAAGCTGGTGCGTGAGGGTTAAGCTCACTGAACTGTTAGATCATGACAGAGATCTATACTAGACATTACATTTCCCATAAAATCTTAGGCAAGTGGGTTTTCTTCTCTGTTTATTAAGCTGGTAGTTTTGTTATTTTTACAGGAGAAAATAGCGACATGGCAGAAATGAATATCTTTAAAATGCCATGCATACCATCAACGGTTGCCAAATTTGCTCTGGCAGTGCATATGGCGGCTTCTATTTATCTCAAATAAAATCGACTAAAAGGGAAGTTTGAGGAAAACAAAGCACTGGCTCAAATAAGAAGGCCCACATTCTAGTATCAACTACATATGAACCATTTCTGGTTTTTAGAGAGGCCAGGTTGTGCCTTACTCCTTCGCTGATGACTGTCACTGTAGCATCCGCGACATTCATGGTGACAGGCACCCAGTCGTCTCGGCTGGAGGAGTCAATGAGACTTTCTATAGCGGCATTCAGGGTGTCCATACCTGCAGTTGCAGAGCAACAGAGACAAGATCACTAACGGAGAGTCAGCGTTTTATGGCAGGAAGAATATCAGGCATTAAGctcacggggtgtgtgtgtgttttaaagcaagattttattaaagctttttcatgaTACAGTAAGATGAAAGAAACAAatccagtcctttttttctggggggacacggagatacgcatacccctaaacattttatgaatctaagtttggcctcattgaagggcagtatttcaataggagtaagaaaacgagagtaccccctgcaaaaaaattaaagacaaaAAGCACTGAACGAATctaactaaaaacaaaaacagggaaagaaagagaaaacaccaaAGGAAAACCCAGAAAATGGAAGAAAGCATTATGTTTGATAGAGAAAAACTATTGCTGACATTTatgattaatacagtggtacctcgggttaagtacttaattcgttccggaggtccgttcttaacctgaaactgttcttaacctgaaacaccactttagctattggggcctcctgctgctgccgcgccgccagagcacgatttctgttctcatcctgaagcaaagttcttaacctgaagcactatttctgggttagccgagtgtgtaacctgaagagtatgtaacccgaggtaccactgtaataataattagagAACCCCTTTTGGACTTCTTGCgttaaaaggaaaatgaattaatCTATGTAGgtcagaagattgggaaaatattGCCTAGTAGAAAGTGGAACAGTCGGGTGTCACTCTGgagtgaatattttgaataatgtCTTCTATGTAACTGACAGATGTAAAATCGGAcgtcctttttatttttcttctcttctcactGTGGTTTTGGGGCACACACTCCCAGCCTGACTcacattggggtgtgtgtgttttctgggaGAATAAAATGAGATGAAACCCATATATGCTACCCTGAGGAAGGGTAGACTAAGCATGCTAATAAAAGTCATAAAAAATAGGGGTGTCCAAGAGAAGCTGCCAACAAAGATGTAGGAATCTGAGCTGAAGCAGCTGTTTCGTTCCTTCATTTATACGCTGatatacactagtggccaaaactgtggaaaccttttggaaaaagtgtgtttccaaggtttgatggctcatagcacctgattggctgtctaaacacTCCTGCTCACTGGCTAaattcaaatgaaggaaaactaCTGCATATCAACTTAaacaagttgtgcttcctttttctggttatttggctataacttttgatagaatacagataactgaacaaactttgctgcattacattcttcattaaattatctttccattgatacataactttatggtattactccaaaaaagtggtgttatgagccatcaaacctcagaaatacacttttcaattagccaaaaattggaaatcgcaAGAAATACCGACAATACAAGATTGGTAGATGAATATGTTTggattttttggagctggccaacctgactggaagaatccatgaccagaaggaagaggagacacaagaggattggaagaaatttaaagaatatttagctaaatattgtgatataagagagttagaaaattcttggaagtaacaaataggcTTAGGGGCAGAATAAGAATAGGTggtagtaaatattaaggatttGAATATTAATAAAAGAGATGAGGATAGTAAATGAAAGCAGtgaatattattagaaatatgaatctGGAGAACTGCTATACAGGGGTTATAaagaaattcagttagaggggatttgaggaagtcagttatcaatgtaaCGAGAATTAGAGATTTGAAGTAAGAattctgttttgtgtttttctttcccccccttttcttttttcttttcttgttgtgtgttttctaatgttttctttctcccccatgtgataaatgtggaaaccaataaaaaattttgaacccccccccccaaaaaaccagaaatACACTATTtctaaaaggtttccacaattttggccactaatgtagaaagagggggaagcagtggtggtggctggctggggaggggggggcagaggaagtGGCGCTCCCTTGGTGGCGGCGGGACTGCGTTTGTGGGGACAGGAAGGGTGAAGCGGTTGCCCCACAGGTATGTGCGCACATGCAGGGCTGCCACCAACACAGAGCTCTCTTGAACCCCACTTTTCCTTCCCTAGCAACATCCCTGTCCCAACAAGGATGCCACACCTGCCGGGAGTACGCCAGTACCTCTGCCAGTGCTAGATTTAGGGCGGTTCCCCTGCACAAGGCGCTGGGTTGAGGGAGCGCAAAATGGAAAAGATCCGCCACTGAGAAGATTCATTTGAGGGGCACCAAATTGTGGCCTCGCTTGGGGCACCAACacgaccaaagtctgcccctgcctcCACTCCTCTCTCGTAAGCCACCACTGGGAATCAACATGGTCCATTCTTCACTTTttcaatgcagtggtacctcaggttacatacacttcaggttacatatgcttcaggttacaaactctgctaacccagaaatagtaccttgggtaagaactttgcttcagggtgagaacagaaatcgtgctctggcggcgcagtggcagcaggaggccccattagctaaagtggtgcttcaggttaagaacagtttcaggttaagaatggacctccggaacgaattaattacttaacctgaggtaccactgtatttaggatgGAACAGACTTGCAAAACATGGAACTGACCAGGCTCTGAAGAGCCACTTCAGCTGTGTCCAAGCGTTTCAGCACAACTAACAGGTTTggacttttctttctctcttggaAAAGTGGGCACCCGCATGCCATACCCCAAGCCACGTTTTACAGTCCAAAGGGCTTTGCCATTCTGTATTGGGTGAGGTCAGTTCTTTTGAGAAATATCAATTTGAAGCTCTGTGCAAACATCTAAGTGGCATATGAATTAATAAGCAATAAGTTCAGATCCACATATTAACATTCTGACCGTGTTATTTCACATTTGACAAGCAAATTGAAATAATTTAATTTTATCTTTCATGCCATGCACATCTCTGCAGTAACCCTTAATCTAGTAGAAGCTGGATCTGCCACATAATTAATTTGGAATATAACTGTCACTGTTTGGCCCCACAGTTAATATCGCTAACATATCTGAATAACCATAACACCCAAAGTATGCACACTGAAAGTTTGGAGAAATTGAG from Podarcis raffonei isolate rPodRaf1 chromosome 9, rPodRaf1.pri, whole genome shotgun sequence harbors:
- the APBB2 gene encoding amyloid beta precursor protein binding family B member 2 isoform X7, which encodes MAERKNAKAVACSSLQERTNVTLDVPLQVDFPTPKTELVQKFHVQYLGMLPVAKPVGMDTLNAAIESLIDSSSRDDWVPVTMNVADATVTVISEGNEEEIVVECRVRFLSFMGVGKDIHTFAFIMDTGNQHFECHVFWCEPNAGNVSEAVQAACMLRYQKCLVARPPSQKVRPPPPPADSMTRRVTTNVKRGMLSLIDTLKQKRPVTDTP